The following proteins are co-located in the Microvirga ossetica genome:
- a CDS encoding extensin family protein — MRRGLVAFVALSLTGLGLTGCGLFRFEQREPWRAQAEEACLSQRLVQPSAYMALSSKIDGPGVCGMDYPFKVSAFNNGSVGLKSKVTLACPIIPRIDTWLDEIVRPAAEMYFGVPLADIKAGSYSCRPRNNQRGAKLSEHSFGNALDVMGFVLADGREISVVKGWRGADATEQEFLREAFVGACRYFTTVLGPGSDALHYDHFHIDLARHDPRGDRRICKPILKFSPRIDPERSREILQSAASSGDLAPVDLEQDVAEGDAYIPPAPPPPPSPSFAAPVAPAPRYSSGGGYSADLPGAHAGSSRVSPSSPYSQAPLPPVGRPVEQTYAPPRPERSAGQPMMLNRHALY, encoded by the coding sequence ATGCGTCGTGGGTTAGTTGCGTTTGTTGCCCTATCGCTCACCGGGCTTGGGCTCACCGGTTGCGGGCTGTTTCGTTTCGAGCAGCGCGAGCCTTGGCGTGCGCAGGCCGAGGAGGCCTGCCTGTCGCAGCGTCTCGTGCAGCCCTCCGCCTATATGGCGCTGAGCTCGAAGATCGACGGTCCCGGCGTCTGCGGCATGGACTACCCGTTCAAGGTTTCGGCCTTCAACAACGGCAGCGTGGGCCTGAAATCGAAGGTGACGCTCGCCTGTCCCATCATCCCCCGCATCGACACCTGGCTCGACGAGATCGTGCGGCCAGCGGCCGAGATGTATTTCGGCGTTCCGCTCGCCGACATCAAGGCGGGCTCCTATTCCTGCCGCCCGCGCAACAACCAGCGCGGCGCCAAGCTGTCCGAGCATTCCTTCGGCAACGCCCTCGACGTGATGGGTTTCGTCCTGGCCGACGGCCGGGAGATCTCCGTGGTCAAGGGCTGGCGCGGCGCGGATGCCACCGAGCAGGAGTTCCTGCGCGAGGCCTTCGTCGGCGCCTGCCGCTACTTCACCACGGTGCTCGGCCCCGGCTCGGATGCCTTGCACTACGATCATTTCCACATCGATCTCGCCCGGCACGACCCCCGCGGCGACCGGCGCATCTGCAAGCCGATCCTGAAATTCTCGCCGCGAATCGATCCCGAGCGCAGCCGCGAAATCCTTCAGAGCGCGGCCTCCTCGGGCGATCTGGCACCCGTCGACCTGGAGCAGGACGTGGCGGAGGGAGACGCCTATATCCCGCCCGCTCCGCCGCCACCGCCGTCGCCGTCCTTCGCCGCCCCGGTTGCGCCCGCCCCGCGCTATTCCTCGGGCGGAGGGTATTCCGCCGACCTGCCGGGTGCGCATGCGGGGTCCTCGCGTGTCTCGCCGTCCTCGCCCTATTCGCAGGCGCCGCTCCCGCCGGTCGGGCGTCCCGTCGAGCAGACCTACGCGCCGCCCCGGCCGGAGCGCTCGGCCGGGCAGCCGATGATGCTCAACAGACACGCCCTCTATTAA
- a CDS encoding 23S rRNA (adenine(2030)-N(6))-methyltransferase RlmJ, which produces MNYRHAFHAGNFADVMKHALLVRILAYLQRKETPLRVIDTHAGIGLYDLTSDEAGRTGEWVEGIGRLEEVFSPEVEEILAPYRAVIAEVRARHGENAYPGSPAILREVLRRQDRGVFVELHPADHAVLNEAFNEVTNLKVMHLDGWTALHALIPPKEKRGLVLIDPPYEEPNELDRLATELLAALTKWPTGVYAGWYPIKDVAPVDAVAARLHEASPRPGLRLELYVDDPRDATRLNGSGLFVINPPWSLKQEAEVLLPALAERLSRRGYGAYRCEAFGPPA; this is translated from the coding sequence ATGAATTACCGCCATGCCTTCCACGCCGGCAATTTCGCCGACGTCATGAAACACGCCCTCCTGGTGCGGATCCTTGCCTATCTCCAGCGCAAGGAGACGCCGCTGCGCGTCATCGACACCCATGCGGGGATCGGCCTCTATGATCTCACCAGTGACGAGGCCGGGCGTACGGGGGAATGGGTCGAAGGCATCGGACGCCTCGAAGAGGTTTTCTCGCCCGAGGTCGAGGAGATCCTGGCGCCGTATCGTGCGGTGATCGCCGAGGTGCGCGCCCGCCATGGCGAGAATGCCTATCCCGGCTCGCCCGCCATTCTGCGCGAAGTCCTGCGACGGCAGGATAGAGGCGTGTTCGTGGAACTCCATCCGGCGGACCACGCAGTGCTGAACGAGGCGTTCAACGAAGTCACCAATCTCAAAGTGATGCATCTCGACGGCTGGACGGCGCTCCATGCCCTGATTCCGCCGAAGGAGAAGCGCGGCCTCGTTCTCATCGACCCGCCTTACGAGGAGCCGAACGAGCTCGATCGGCTCGCGACGGAGCTTCTGGCAGCCCTGACGAAATGGCCGACCGGCGTCTATGCCGGATGGTATCCGATCAAGGATGTCGCGCCGGTCGATGCCGTTGCCGCGCGTCTTCATGAGGCAAGCCCGCGTCCGGGCCTGCGCCTCGAACTCTATGTGGACGATCCCCGCGATGCGACCCGTCTGAACGGCAGCGGCCTCTTCGTCATCAACCCGCCCTGGTCGCTGAAACAGGAGGCGGAGGTGCTTCTGCCGGCGCTCGCCGAGCGCCTCTCGCGCCGCGGCTACGGCGCTTATCGCTGTGAAGCCTTCGGTCCCCCTGCTTAA
- a CDS encoding ribonuclease T2 family protein, translating into MGQFDFYVLALSWSPGFCENSGSRSRQCDNGSGLGFVTHGLWPQREQGYPSFCEPNGRFVPQAAVAEAKGLFPDDNLARYQWRKHGTCTGESPSGYFRAVRQARDLVRIPDGFKELSNRSQVLPSEIERAFVSVNPGLRPDMISVSCGRRIFQEVRICLTRDLRGFRSCTEIDRDGCRAGETAVPAVR; encoded by the coding sequence ATGGGGCAGTTCGACTTCTATGTGCTGGCCCTGTCCTGGTCGCCCGGCTTCTGCGAGAACAGCGGCAGCCGGAGCCGGCAATGCGACAACGGCAGCGGCCTCGGCTTCGTGACGCACGGCCTGTGGCCGCAGCGCGAGCAGGGCTATCCCAGCTTCTGCGAACCCAATGGGCGCTTCGTGCCCCAGGCGGCGGTCGCCGAGGCCAAAGGCCTTTTTCCTGACGACAACCTTGCCCGCTATCAATGGCGCAAGCACGGGACCTGCACCGGCGAGTCCCCGAGCGGCTATTTCCGCGCCGTGCGACAGGCGCGGGACCTCGTGCGCATTCCGGACGGCTTCAAGGAATTGAGCAATCGCTCGCAGGTGCTGCCGAGCGAGATCGAGCGGGCCTTCGTCTCCGTCAATCCGGGCTTGCGTCCCGACATGATTTCGGTGTCCTGCGGACGGCGTATCTTCCAGGAAGTACGCATCTGCCTCACCCGGGACCTTCGCGGCTTCCGCTCATGCACCGAGATCGATCGCGACGGCTGCCGCGCAGGCGAGACAGCAGTCCCGGCAGTGAGATAG
- a CDS encoding outer membrane protein: MKKILLASVALFGFAGAASAADLPVRAAPPAPIIAAVPVFTWTGFYVGVNAGYGWNANDSITVGGVTFDLDDEGGFVGGAQAGYNYQIGSFVVGLEGDIQYADFGGDDRFDFDGDGILDDDFNTSDWFGTVRARAGVAFDRALIYATGGFAFADNATGWTVGGGLEYAFTNNLSAKIEGLYVNLDQDDNFPGLDLDNDAEFGVVRAGLNFRFGTY, translated from the coding sequence CAGCGTCGCTCTCTTCGGCTTTGCCGGTGCCGCTTCCGCTGCGGACCTCCCGGTCCGCGCCGCTCCTCCGGCTCCGATCATCGCCGCCGTTCCGGTCTTCACCTGGACCGGCTTCTACGTCGGTGTGAACGCCGGCTACGGCTGGAATGCCAATGACAGCATCACCGTCGGCGGCGTGACGTTCGACCTCGACGACGAGGGCGGCTTCGTCGGCGGCGCCCAGGCCGGTTACAACTACCAGATCGGTTCGTTCGTGGTCGGTCTCGAAGGCGACATCCAGTACGCCGATTTCGGCGGCGACGACCGCTTCGACTTCGACGGCGACGGCATCCTCGACGACGACTTCAACACCAGCGACTGGTTCGGCACGGTGCGGGCTCGCGCCGGTGTGGCCTTCGATCGCGCTCTGATCTACGCCACCGGCGGCTTCGCCTTCGCTGACAACGCCACCGGCTGGACCGTCGGCGGTGGTCTCGAGTACGCCTTCACCAACAACCTGTCGGCCAAGATCGAAGGCCTGTACGTCAACCTCGACCAGGACGACAACTTCCCGGGCCTCGACCTCGACAACGACGCCGAGTTCGGTGTGGTGCGCGCCGGCCTGAACTTCCGCTTCGGCACCTACTAA
- a CDS encoding glutathione S-transferase family protein, which translates to MLVLRSSSASPFGRKVKLTASILGLSDRIQIVDADTLNPEDSIRQQNPLGKIPALILENGDVLYDSRVIVDYLDHLAGGGGVIPNGAGRFSALRDQALADGIMDAALLQVYEGRFRPEDRHEPKWVSHQADKVRRGLDHAEAHLSQPGQDLHIGQIALACALGYLDLRFAGRWRESYPKLVAWLDDFESRVPAFAKTRVTP; encoded by the coding sequence ATGCTCGTTCTCCGTTCCTCGTCTGCGTCGCCCTTCGGCCGGAAGGTCAAGCTCACGGCCTCGATTCTGGGGCTCTCCGATCGCATTCAGATCGTCGATGCGGACACCCTGAATCCTGAGGATTCGATCCGCCAGCAGAACCCGCTCGGAAAGATCCCGGCGCTGATCCTGGAGAATGGCGATGTGCTCTACGATTCCCGCGTGATCGTCGATTATCTCGATCATCTGGCCGGAGGTGGGGGCGTCATCCCTAACGGAGCCGGGCGGTTCTCGGCCCTGCGCGATCAGGCGCTTGCCGACGGCATCATGGATGCGGCGCTGCTGCAGGTCTACGAGGGCCGCTTCCGTCCCGAGGATAGGCACGAGCCGAAATGGGTCTCCCACCAGGCCGACAAGGTGCGCCGCGGGCTCGATCATGCGGAAGCGCATCTCTCGCAACCCGGCCAGGACCTTCATATCGGCCAGATCGCTCTTGCTTGCGCCCTTGGTTATCTCGACCTGCGCTTCGCCGGCCGCTGGCGCGAAAGCTATCCCAAGCTCGTCGCCTGGCTCGACGATTTCGAGTCCCGCGTCCCGGCCTTCGCGAAGACCAGGGTGACGCCATAA